One part of the Ornithodoros turicata isolate Travis chromosome 2, ASM3712646v1, whole genome shotgun sequence genome encodes these proteins:
- the LOC135384319 gene encoding uncharacterized protein LOC135384319, whose amino-acid sequence MNKVMAGGCCVAESAGRELADDGMATAASTMIAWPVLSDTGEHIMNDGEYLYMTSTGDRIYMPSAVVTIHQQQDSHEVRTSLSPAPPLTVDEGEASQIKGATPQLQRETMKDGTEEKLWSASRTRFFINCFKEHRLQIGKKGGYRTKKMLWATMADRLNEEFKENFTATQVENRWKSLERAYKNAKKKNNTSGSGTVVFEYEEELHDILESQHHISPVVLMAPGKTVIKRGSTKIAKATSHSTTQSPPPQLPLPEEEGEEETSETPVTRHRRRRAPRESATEVLRELVNQLKTIEEARQKRHEEKIALLERFVAASVCTECSSKRTTL is encoded by the exons ATGAATAAG GTGATGGCAGGTGGCTGTTGTGTCGCAGAAAGTGCGGGGCGcgagttagcagacgacggtatGGCTACCGCAGCTAGTACGATGATCGCCTGGCCTGTTTTATCAGATACCGGTGAACATATAATGAATGACGGGGAGTATTTGTATATGACGTCCA CTGGGGACCGCATTTACATGCCGTCTGCGGTGGTGACGATCCACCAACAGCAAGATTCACATGAGGTGCGGACGTCACTCTCGCCAGCTCCGCCGCTGACTGTGGATGAAGGTGAAGCCTCACAAATCAAAGGAGCTACACCACAACTACAACGAGAGACAATGAAGGATGGGACAGAAGAAAAACTCTGGAGTGCGAGCAGAACTCGCTTTTTTATAAACTGTTTTAAAGAACACAGACTCCAAATTGGAAAGAAGGGTggatacaggacaaaaaagatGCTGTGGGCCACCATGGCAGACCGCCTGAACGAAGAGTTCAAGGAGAACTTTACTGCCACTCAAGTTGAGAACCGATGGAAGTCCTTAGAAAGGGCATACAAAAatgcgaagaagaagaacaatacCTCTGGGAGTGGCACAGTGGTATTTGAATATGAAGA AGAACTGCATGACATCTTGGAGAGCCAGCATCACATCTCTCCTGTAGTGCTGATGGCACCTGGCAAAACCGTGATCAAACGTGG GTCCACAAAAATAGCCAAGGCCACGAGCCACAGCACGACGCAGTCTCCGCCGCCTCAGCTACCACTACccgaggaggagggggaggaggagacGTCGGAAACACCAGTCACCAGACACAGGAGGCGCAGAGCACCCAGGGAGAGTGCAACAGAAGTTCTGCGGGAGCTTGTTAATCAACTGAAAACGATCGAGGAAGCCAGGCAGAAGCGTCATGAAGAGAAGATTGCACTACTTGAGAGATTTGTGGCAGCATCAGTTTGTACTGAATGTAGCTCAAAAAGAACAACATTATAA
- the LOC135384320 gene encoding uncharacterized protein K02A2.6-like, producing the protein MCYWPPHREEARVDLYVRKRKGPQSGWIKLTCMIVARYRTYHRARQMLPMAENTSDLNAEEELGRGRRKRRGHQLRLVFGKWPHHVPQPQSQGVTYRAEGMQGEETTAMRTGPVHLQLTMCYKCHQDREPKLQTCIYRALTVMPVYGNIEQFDGDASAWTDYRERIQQYFEANNVAQDKQRAVFLTCCGKQTYTLLRSLLAPAAPSATALPAILEALDSHYSPKPSQVVARYKFNTRVRQEGEATRLLEVPDLTLAIAKKTVVAIEAARNDSRTLSTQSEGTAANFVKNKSTGITCYRCGEKHLATQCRHRNTVCHSCGKKGHLAKVCQGKANKKKEQVEDKKKSDKKKPVHAVEDPSEDEEEATSVSQVFDLWNASDRSDPFRAHVVLDGVPLEMELDTGAGVSIIGENVLRKVLPHAKLETSNVLLRSYSGELTRVRGCVNVQVKFRDKQECLPLYVAPGSCPNLFGRTWMKAFGMALTAEDTHVCVVSTVEDVIAKHQDVFSDTLGTLKDVTAKLQIQDGARPRFFKARAVPFALQDRVAEELQRMQREGIIEPVKTSEWAAPIVPVVKRDGRVRICGDFKITVNPVAVPEKYPIPRVEELFAKLSGGKKFSKLDLKDAYQQILLDEESKNLVTINTQKGLYRYVRLPFGVSTAPALFQRIMENLLQDLRGVVVYFDDILVTGKDDDDHKKNLDIVLRRLEEAGLRLKLEKCIFMAPRVHYLGHVITEVGLHPDPKKVEAVTKAPAPTNVKTLQSYLGLVNYYRKFLPDLSTVLHPLNQLLGANAPWTWGTEQQLAFQKSKGLLTSARVLAHFDPKKPLVLVCDASPYGVGAVLAHRELSGEELPIAYASRSLMPAECNYSQLDKEALAVIFGVLRFHQYLWGHSFEIVTDHKPLLGLLAHDKPVPNNCSPRLLRWALTLSSYRYELVYRQGSRIAHADGLSRLPLPTEALPVERPSEVFLLEGVYPTVLSAKVVAQATSRDVIASNVRHILLSGGKLPDVTDYRPYQRRFDQLSVQDDCILLGNRVVIPQELRAKVLDLLHDSHPGVTKMKAVARSHVWWDTLDEDIAARVQRCMTCQEQQRESRRVPMTPWPFPERAWSRLHVDFAGPFKGHYIFILVDAFSKWVEAEVVPSPSAEATISCPRSIFARHGLPHLVVSDNGPAFVSAKYTEFVKRNGVRKVLIPPYHPASNGAAERVVQTIKNKLKKASTGDFKTQLSRALFSYRTTPHEITGASPAELLCGRKLRTALDNLHPDMRTTVLPSIVLGIQCSQEIFDLDQLGSLLLSQKHKDSRLLLYSYLGELFPPGTKTIYEGMHSDQNHHQTATLKQHSRSCHRVYHQLIFNLIPWRIMGHVQTAAALQVIVR; encoded by the exons ATGTGCTATTGGCCACCACATCGAGAAGAGGCAAGAGTTGATCTATATGTCCGCAAGCGGAAAGGCCCACAGTCCGGATGGATCAAGCTCACATGTATGATAGTGGCAAGATACA GAACCTACCACCGGGCAAGGCAGATGCTGCCTATGGCTGAAAACACGTCAGACCTCAATGCAGAGGAAGAGCTTGGTCGTGGCAGGAGGAAGCGCAGG GGGCACCAGCTCCGACTGGTTTTTGGTAAGTGGCCCCACCACGTACCCCagccccagtcccaaggtgttacctACCGTGCCGAGGGCATGCAAGGTGAAga GACCACTGCTATGCGAACAGGGCCTGTGCACCTGCAGTTGACAATGTGCTACAAGTGCCATCAGGACCGCGAACCCAAGCTGCAG ACCTGCATCTACAGAGCACTCACCGTCATGCCAGTTTACGGCAATATTGAGCAGTTCGACGGCGACGCTTCTGCGTGGACTGACTACCGGGAAAGGATTCAGCAGTACTTCGAAGCTAACAACGTTGCTCAGGACAAGCAACGCGCTGTCTTTTTGACATGCTGTGGAAAGCAGACATATACGTTACTTCGGAGCCTGCTTGCGCCTGCTGCACCGTCCGCCACGGCACTTCCCGCCATCCTGGAGGCGTTGGATAGTCATTACTCTCCAAAGCCGTCACAAGTGGTCGCTCGctacaagttcaacacaaggGTTCGTCAGGAAGGCGAAGCC ACACGACTACTCGAAGTGCCAGATCTTACCCTAGCCATTGCAAAGAAGACTGTTGTCGCAATTGAAGCTGCACGAAACGATTCCAGAACGCTGTCCACACAATCCGAGGGCACAGCTGCGAATTTTGTGAAGAATAAGTCGACAGGAATAACGTGTTACCGCTGCGGTGAGAAGCATTTGGCGACACAGTGCCGACATCGTAACACAGTTTGTCATAGCTGCGGGAAAAAAGGTCACCTGGCGAAAGTTTGCCAAGGAAAAgcaaacaagaagaaagaacaggTGGAAGACAAGAAAAAGTCTGACAAAAAGAAACCAGTACATGCCGTTGAAGATCCAtctgaagacgaagaagaagctaCTTCTGTGTCTCAAGTGTTTGATCTCTGGAATGCGTCGGATCGAAGCGATCCGTTTCGCGCGCACGTCGTCCTTGATGGTGTTCCGTTGGAAATGGAACTCGATACAGGTGCTGGAGTATCTATCATCGGTGAAAATGTTCTGCGCAAGGTTCTTCCCCATGCAAAGCTTGAGACTTCCAACGTACTGTTGCGAAGCTATTCTGGTGAACTAACTCGTGTGAGAGGATGCGTGAACGTTCAAGTGAAGTTTCGTGACAAGCAGGAGTGCTTACCACTCTACGTGGCGCCGGGTTCTTGTCCAAATCTTTTCGGCCGCACTTGGATGAAAGCTTTTGGCATGGCTCTGACAGCAGAGGACACACACGTCTGCGTGGTCTCAACTGTTGAGGACGTTATTGCTAAGCATCAAGACGTTTTTTCAGATACTTTGGGTACCCTGAAGgatgtcacagcgaaactacaAATTCAGGACGGCGCACGCCCAAGATTCTTTAAAGCGCGTGCAGTACCGTTTGCGCTTCAAGACCGAGTCGCCGAGGAGCTACAACGTATGCAGCGTGAAGGCATTATCGAACCAGTAAAGACGTCTGAATGGGCCGCGCCCATTGTTCCTGTCGTCAAACGCGATGGACGTGTAAGAATTTGCGGTGACTTCAAGATTACCGTAAATCCCGTTGCCGTACCTGAGAAGTATCCGATTCCAAGGGTTGAGGAACTGTTCGCTAAGCTGTCAGGAGGAAAGAAATTCAGTAAGCTTGACCTCAAGGATGCTTACCAACAAATACTGCTGGACGAAGAGTCCAAGAACCTGGTGACCATCAACACTCAGAAAGGGTTGTATCGGTACGTAAGGCTACCGTTCGGTGTTTCTACGGCACCAGCGTTATTTCAACGAATAATGGAAAACCTGCTGCAAGATCTGCGTGGCGTCGTGGTTTACTTCGACGATATCCTTGTCACTGGAAAGGATGACGACGATCACAAGAAGAACTTGGATATTGTACTGCGAAGGCTTGAAGAAGCTGGACTACGATTGAAACTTGAAAAGTGCATTTTTATGGCCCCTAGGGTGCACTATTTAGGTCACGTAATCACGGAGGTGGGGTTACATCCTGATCCAAAGAAGGTGGAAGCTGTGACGAAGGCGCCAGCGCCAACGAATGTGAAAACGTTGCAGAGCTACCTGGGGCTAGTGAACTATTACAGGAAGTTCTTGCCTGATTTGTCGACAGTACTGCATCCTCTAAACCAGTTACTGGGAGCAAATGCGCCATGGACTTGGGGCACCGAGCAGCAGCTCGCTTTCCAAAAAAGTAAGGGCCTCCTAACGTCTGCTAGGGTCCTAGCTCACTTTGACCCCAAGAAACCTTTGGTGTTGGTATGTGATGCATCGCCTTATGGCGTGGGTGCTGTACTTGCGCACCGTGAACTGTCAGGTGAAGAGCTTCCTATTGCATATGCGTCAAGGAGCTTAATGCCAGCAGAATGTAATTACAGCCAACTCGATAAAGAGGCTCTGGCCGTAATTTTTGGCGTTCTGAGGTTTCATCAATACCTCTGGGGTCATTCATTCGAAATAGTGACCGACCACAAGCCATTGTTGGGACTTTTAGCGCACGATAAGCCTGTACCTAATAACTGTTCACCCAGGCTTCTTCGCTGGGCCCTGACGTTATCATCTTACCGCTACGAGTTGGTCTATCGACAGGGAAGCCGCATCGCACATGCCGATGGACTGAGCAGATTGCCACTACCTACCGAAGCTCTTCCCGTGGAACGACCCTCAGAAGTGTTCCTGTTGGAAGGAGTCTACCCAACTGTTTTATCCGCAAAGGTAGTCGCTCAAGCCACGTCAAGAGACGTCATTGCATCCAACGTTCGCCACATACTGTTGTCAGGCGGCAAATTACCTGACGTGACTGACTACAGGCCTTACCAAAGGCGTTTTGATCAACTGAGCGTGCAGGATGACTGTATACTTCTCGGAAATCGTGTTGTCATTCCTCAAGAGCTACGTGCAAAGGTTCTCGACTTGCTTCATGACAGCCACCCTGGTGTCACAAAAATGAAGGCTGTGGCCCGCAGTCACGTCTGGTGGGATACATTGGACGAAGATATTGCCGCGAGGGTACAGAGATGCATGACATGCCAAGAACAACAACGTGAGTCCAGGCGTGTTCCTATGACGCCTTGGCCTTTTCCAGAAAGAGCATGGTCGCGCTTGCATGTGGATTTTGCAGGCCCTTTTAAGGGTCATTACATCTTCATCCTTGTGGACGCATTTTCCAAGTGGGTAGAAGCCGAAGTTGTTCCATCACCATCCGCGGAAGCTACTATTTCTTGTCCACGTTCTATATTTGCGAGACATGGACTGCCCCATCTCGTAGTGTCGGATAATGGACCAGCATTTGTATCAGCAAAGTACACAGAATTTGTGAAGCGGAATGGAGTAAGAAAAGTCCTAATTCCTCCATATCACCCAGCATCGAATGGGGCTGCTGAAAGGGTTGTTCAAACAATTAAGAACAAGCTTAAGAAGGCAAGCACAGGTGATTTCAAGACGCAGCTATCTCGCGCACTATTCAGCTATCGAACAACGCCGCACGAGATAACCGGTGCATCTCCAGCAGAACTCTTGTGCGGAAGAAAACTCAGGACTGCTCTGGATAATCTTCATCCGGACATGCGCACCACAGTGCTTC CGTCTATCGTCCTGGGGATTCAGTGTTCGCAAGAAATTTTCGACCTGGACCAACTTGGGTCCCTGCTGTTGTCACAAAAGCACAAGGACAGTCGTCTGCTGTTGTACAGCTACCTGGGGGAGTTATTTCCACCAGGCACCAAGACCATCTACGAAGGGATGCACAGCGATCAGAATCATCATCAGACAGCGACGCTGAAACAGCACAGTCGCAGTTGTCACCGAGTGTACCACCAGCTGATTTTCAACCTGATACCGTGGAGAATCATGGGTCATGTCCAGACGGCAGCAGCACTTCAAGTGATAGTGCGGTGA